One Gossypium raimondii isolate GPD5lz chromosome 3, ASM2569854v1, whole genome shotgun sequence genomic window carries:
- the LOC105797327 gene encoding calmodulin-like protein 5 has translation MVYNVPKGSELPNKKQLRKVFLDCDVDDNNVLTKEEIKNAFDRFGSLFPGFRAWRALKRADKNKDGCISLDELDNLIDYAYKRGYFNVG, from the coding sequence ATGGTTTACAACGTTCCCAAAGGCTCAGAATTGCCGAATAAGAAGCAGCTTCGGAAAGTATTCCTGGACTGCGACGTAGATGATAACAATGTGCTAACCAAGGAAGAGATAAAGAATGCATTTGATCGATTCGGTTCCCTCTTCCCTGGTTTCAGAGCTTGGAGGGCACTGAAACGTGCCGATAAAAATAAGGATGGATGCATCAGCCTGGACGAGCTTGACAACCTCATTGATTACGCTTATAAACGTGGGTACTTCAACGTTGGTTga